Proteins encoded in a region of the Kryptolebias marmoratus isolate JLee-2015 linkage group LG14, ASM164957v2, whole genome shotgun sequence genome:
- the sptan1 gene encoding spectrin alpha chain, non-erythrocytic 1 isoform X8, producing MDLQLFYRDTEQVDNWMSKQEAFLLNEDLGDSLDSVEALVKKHEDFEKSLSAQEEKITALDEFATKLIQNNHYAKEDVATRRDALLSRRNALHERAQARRAALDDSFLLQQFFRDSDELKSWINEKMKTATDESYKDPSNLQGKVQKHQAFEAELTANQSRIDSLQKSGQELLDRKHYASTEVSARMEEVSSQWKKLQEATELKGIKLREANQQQQFNRNVEDIELWLYEVEGHLASDDFGKDLTSVQNLQKKHALLEADVAAHQDRIDGISIQARQFQEAGHFDADNIKKKQEALVVRYEALREPMAARKQKLSDSLRLQQLFRDVEDEETWIREKEPIASSTNRGKDLIGVQNLLKKHQALQAEITGHEPRIKMVTQKGDTMVEEGHFAGEEVKAKLAELHGRWDTLKSKASQRRQDLEDSLQAQQYFADANEAESWMREKEPIVGSPDYGKDEDSAEALLKKHEALMSDLSAYGSSIQALKEQAQSCRQQVAPTDDETGKELVLALYDYQEKSPREVTMKKGDILTLLNSTNKDWWKVEVNDRQGFVPAAYVKKLDPTQSSSRENLLDEHGSIAARQEQIENQLVTKEACSVSVRMKQVEELYGTLLELGEKRKNMLEKSCKKFMLFREANELQQWIHEKEGALTNEEVGSDLEQVEVLQKKFDDFQKDLKANESRLRDINKVASELESEGLMAEEAPMVQAQQQELLASAAGKDEPDSKTASPWKTVRLGVQTTANFNSIKELNNRWRSLQQLAEDRSNMLGSAHEVQRFHRDADETKEWIEEKNQALNTDNYGHDLASVQALQRKHEGFERDLAALGDKVKSLGETAERLIQSHPEAVDDIQEKCTELNTAWSSLVGRADQRKEKLGNSHDLQRFLSDFRDLMSWINGIRGLVSSEELAKDVTGAEALLERHQEHRTEIDARAGTFQQFEHFGQQLLARGHYASPEIQQKLAALDRERADLENAWVQRRMMLDQCLELQLFNRDCEQAENWMAAREAFLASDDKGDSLDSVEALIKKHEDFDKAINVQEEKIAALQSFADQLIGADHYAKPEISNRRNEVLDRWRRLKAQMIEKRSKLGESQTLQQFSRDVDEIEAWISEKLQTATDESYKDPTNIQLSKLLSKHQKHQAFEAELHANADRIRGVIDTGNSLIQRGACAGSEDAVKARLSALDEQWQFLVNKSAEKSQKLKEANKQQNFNTGIKDFDFWLSEVEALLASEDYGKDLASVNNLLKKHQLLEADISAHEDRLKDLNGQADSLMASNAFDTSQVKDKRDAVNGRFAKIKSMAAGRRAKLNESHRLHQFFRDLDDEESWIKEKKLLVGSEDYGRDLTGVQNLRKKHKRLEAELGAHEPAIQSVLDTGKKLSDDNTIGQEEIQQRLAQFVEHWKELKDLSGARGRRLEESLEYQQFVANVEEEEAWINEKLNLVGSEDYGDTLAAVQGLLKKHEAFETDFTVHRDRVNDVCVNGEELIKKVLSPNPNTPRERSGSSPLMMTFLCWNQNNHHVDNISAKMAALRGKVSELERAAAQRKAKLDENSAFLQFNWKADVVESWIGEKENSLKTDDYGRDLSSVQTLLTKQETFDAGLQAFQQEGITNITALKDQLLAAKHVQSKAIEARHAALIKRWNQLLSNSAARKKKLLEAQEHFRKVEDLFLTFAKKASAFNSWFENAEEDLTDPVRCNSLEEIRALREAHEAFRSSLSSAQTDFNQLAELDQQIKSYQVVSNPYTWFTMEALEETWRNLQKIIKERELELQKEQRRQEENDKLRQEFAQHANAFHQWLQETRTYLLDGSCMVEESGTLESQLEATKRKHQEIRAMRSQLKKIEDLGAAMEEALILDNKYTEHSTVGLAQQWDQLDQLGMRMQHNLEQQIQARNTTGVTEEALKEFSMMFKHFDKEKSGRLNHQEFKSCLRSLGYDLPMVEEGEPDPEFEAILDTVDPNRDGNVSLQEYMAFMISRETENVKSSEEIESAFRALSTENKPYVTKEELYQNLTKEQADYCLSHMKPYLDSKGREVPSAFDFVEFTRSLFVN from the exons ATGGACCTGCAGCTCTTCTACAGAGACACGGAGCAGGTGGACAACTGGATGAGCAAACAGGAG GCGTTCCTGCTGAATGAAGACCTCGGGGACTCTCTGGACAGCGTGGAGGCGCTGGTGAAAAAACACGAGGACTTTGAGAAGTCCCTGAGCGCCCAGGAGGAGAAGATCACT GCTCTGGATGAATTTGCCACCAAGCTGATCCAGAACAACCACTACGCTAAAGAGGACGTGGCGACACGCAGAGATGCA CTTCTGAGCCGCAGGAACGCCCTGCATGAGCGAGCTCAGGCCCGCCGGGCCGCTCTGGACGACTCCTTCCTCCTGCAGCAGTTCTTCAGGGACTCTGACGAGCTGAAGAGCTGGATCAACGAGAAGATGAAGACCGCCACCGACGAGTCCTACAAG GACCCCTCCAACCTGCAGGGGAAGGTGCAGAAACACCAGGCCTTCGAGGCCGAGCTGACGGCCAATCAGAGCCGCATCGATTCTCTGCAGAAGTCGGGTCAGGAGCTGCTGGACAGGAAGCACTACGCGTCCACCGAGGTGTCGGCTCGCATGGAGGAGGTCAGCTCGCAGTGGAAGAAGCTGCAGGAGGCCACCGAGCTGAAGG GCATCAAGCTGCGCGAGgccaaccagcagcagcagttcaaCAGGAACGTGGAGGACATCGAGCTCTGGCTCTACGAGGTGGAGGGACACCTGGCGTCAGACGACTTCGGGAAAGACCTGACGAGCGTCCAGAACCTGCAGAAGAAGCACGCTCTGCTGGAGGCCGACGTGGCTGCTCACCAG GATCGGATCGACGGGATCTCGATCCAGGCCCGGCAGTTCCAGGAGGCCGGGCACTTTGATGCCGACAACATCAAGAAGAAGCAGGAAGCTCTGGTGGTCCGTTACGAAGCTCTGCGTGAGCCCATGGCCGCCCGCAAACAGAAACTGTCCGACTCGCTGCGACTGCAGCAGCTGTTCAGAGACGTGGAGGACGAGGAGACCTGGATCCGTGAGAAGGAACCCATCGCTTCTTCTACCAACAGAG GTAAAGACCTGATTGGTGTCCAGAACCTCCTGAAGAAGCACCAGGCGCTGCAAGCCGAGATCACGGGTCATGAACCTCGAATCAAGATGGTCACCCAGAAAGGAGACACCATGGTGGAGGAAG GGCACTTTGCAGGCGAGGAGGTGAAGGCCAAGCTGGCTGAACTTCACGGCCGCTGGGACACCCTGAAGTCCAAGGCGTCTCAGAGGAGACAGGACCTGGAGGACTCTCTGCAGGCCCAGCAGTACTTCGCTGACGCCAACGAGGCCGAGTCCTGGATGAGGGAGAAGGAGCCCATTGTCGGGAGTCCGGACTACGGCAAAGACGAGGACTCAGCTGAG GCTCTGCTGAAGAAGCACGAGGCCCTGATGTCGGACCTGTCTGCTTACGGCAGCAGCATCCAGGCCCTGAAGGAGCAGGCGCAGTCCTGCAGG CAACAAGTGGCTCCCACCGACGACGAGACCGGCAAGGAGCTGGTTCTGGCTCTGTACGACTACCAGGAGAAGAGCCCGCGAGAAGTGACCATGAAGAAGGGCGACATCCTCACCCTCCTCAACAGCACCAACAAG GACTGGTGGAAGGTGGAGGTGAACGACCGTCAGGGCTTCGTTCCTGCTGCCTACGTGAAGAAGTTGGACCCGACCCAGTCGTCCTCCAGGGAGAACCTTCTGGACGAACACGGCAGCATCGCAGCTCGTCAGGAACAGATCGAGAACca GCTGGTCACCAAGGAGGCCTGCAGCGTCTCTGTACGCATGAAGCAGGTGGAAGAGCT GTACGGCACGCTGCTGGAGCTGGGGGAGAAGCGTAAAAACATGCTGGAGAAGAGCTGCAAGAAGTTCATGTTGTTCCGCGAAGCCAACGAGCTGCAGCAGTGGATCCACGAGAAGGAGGGCGCCCTGACCAACGAGGAGGTGGGCTCCGACCTCGAGCAGGTCGAGGTTCTGCAGAAGAAGTTTGACGACTTCCAGAAG GACCTGAAGGCGAACGAGTCCCGGCTGAGAGACATCAACAAGGTGGCGTCAGAGCTGGAGTCTGAGGGTCTGATGGCTGAAGAAGCTCCGATGGTTCAGGCTCAG CAACAAGAGCTGCTGGCTTCTGCTGCCGGGAAG GATGAACCCGACTCCAAGACGGCGTCTCCGTGGAAG aCTGTTCGTTTGGGTGTCCAAACAACGGCTAACTTTAATTCCATCAAG GAGCTGAATAATCGCTGGCGCTcgctgcagcagctggctgaggACCGGAGCAACATGCTGGGCAGCGCCCACGAGGTGCAGCGCTTCCACAG AGACGCTGATGAAACCAAAGAGTGGATCGAGGAGAAGAACCAGGCCCTCAACACAGACAACTACGGCCACGACCTGGCCAGCGTTCAGGCTCTGCAGCGGAAACACGAAGGCTTCGAGCGCGACCTGGCAGCTCTGGGCGATAAG GTGAAATCTCTGGGGGAGACGGCCGAGCGGCTGATCCAGTCCCACCCCGAGGCCGTGGACGACATCCAGGAGAAATGCACGGAGCTGAACACAGCCTGGAGCAGCCTGGTGGGGCGGGCCGACCAACGCAAGGAGAAGCTGGGAAACTCCCATGACCTGCAGCGCTTCCTGTCCGACTTCAG AGACCTGATGTCCTGGATCAATGGGATCCGGGGCCTGGTGTCCTCAGAGGAGCTGGCCAAGGACGTGACGGGAGCCGAAGCTCTGCTGGAGCGCCACCAG GAGCACCGCACCGAGATCGACGCTCGCGCCGGGACCTTCCAGCAGTTCGAGCACTTCGGCCAGCAGCTGCTGGCTCGAGGGCACTACGCCAGCCCCGAGATCCAGCAGAAGCTGGCGGCTCTGGACCGCGAGCGCGCCGACCTGGAGAACGCCTGGGTGCAGCGCCGCATGATGCTGGACCAGTGCCTGGAGCTGCAG ctcttTAACAGGGACTGTGAGCAGGCGGAGAACTGGATGGCGGCTCGGGAGGCGTTCCTCGCCAGCGATGATAAAGGCGACTCTCTGGACAGCGTGGAGGCGCTCATCAAGAAACACGAGGACTTCGACAAGGCCATCAACGTTCAG gaggagaagatCGCGGCTCTGCAGTCGTTTGCTGACCAGCTGATCGGAGCCGATCATTACGCCAAACCTGAGATCTCCAACCGCCGCAACGAGGTCCTGGACAG GTGGCGCCGGCTGAAGGCCCAGATGATTGAGAAGCGCTCGAAGCTGGGAGAGTCTCAGACCCTGCAGCAGTTCAGCCGGGACGTGGACGAGATCGAGGCCTGGATCAGCGAGAAACTCCAGACCGCCACCGACGAGTCCTACAAGGATCCCACCAACATCCAG CTGTCCAAGCTGCTG AGcaaacatcagaaacatcagGCGTTTGAGGCCGAGCTGCACGCCAACGCCGACAGGATCCGAGGCGTCATCGACACCGGGAACTCCCTGATCCAGAGAGGAGCGTGCGCCGGCAGCGAGGACGCCGTCAAG GCCCGGCTCAGCGCTCTGGATGAGCAGTGGCAGTTCCTCGTCAACAAATCAGCAGAGAAGAGTCAGAAACTGAAAGAAGCCAACAAGCAGCAGAACTTCAACACCGGCATTAAGGACTTTGACTTCTGGCTGTCTGAG GTGGAGGCCCTCCTGGCCTCCGAGGATTATGGGAAAGATCTGGCGTCGGTCAACAACCTGCTGAAGAAGCATCAGCTGCTGGAGGCGGATATTTCTGCTCATGAG GACCGTCTGAAGGACCTGAATGgtcaggccgacagcctgatgGCGAGCAACGCCTTCGACACGTCGCAGGTGAAGGACAAACGAGACGCCGTCAACGGGCGCTTCGCCAAGATCAAGAGCATGGCGGCGGGGAGGCGGGCCAAGCTGAACGAGTCGCACCGCCTCCATCAGTTCTTCAGGGACCTGGACGACGAGGAGTCCTGGATCAA AGAGAAGAAGTTACTGGTCGGGTCCGAGGATTACGGACGGGATTTGACGGGAGTGCAGAACCTGAGGAAGAAGCATAAGAGGCTGGAAGCTGAACTGGGAGCTCACGAGCCGGCCATCCAG TCGGTTCTGGACACGGGGAAGAAGCTGTCTGATGACAACACCATCGGGCAGGAGGAGATCCAGCAGAGGCTGGCCCAGTTCGTGGAGCACTGGAAGGAACTGAAGGACTTATCTGGAGCGAG GGGGAGGAGGCTGGAGGAGTCGCTGGAGTACCAGCAGTTTGTGGCGAACGtggaggaagaagaagcctgGATTAATGAGAAGTTGAACCTGGTTGGGAGCGAGGACTATGGAGACACGCTGGCTGCCGTGCAG GGTCTGCTGAAAAAACACGAGGCGTTTGAGACGGACTTCACCGTCCATCGAGACCGAGTCAACGACGTCTGTGTGAACGGAGAGGAGCTCATCAAGAAGGTACTGAGCCCGAACCCGAACACTCCAAGGGAACGAAGCGGTTCTTCTCCTCTGATGATGACTTTTCTCTGTTGGAACCAGAACAACCACCACGTGGACAACATCAGCGCCAAGATGGCGGCTCTGAGAGGAAAGGTGTCGGAGCTGGAGCGGGCGGCGGCGCAGAGGAAGGCCAAGCTGGACGAAAACTCTGCTTTCCTGCAGTTCAACTGGAAGGCCGACGTCGTGGAGTCCTGGATCg GGGAGAAGGAGAACAGCCTGAAGACCGACGACTACGGCAGAGATCTGTCCTCGGTCCAGACTCTGCTCACCAAGCAG GAGACCTTCGATGCGGGTCTTCAGGCCTTCCAGCAGGAAGGAATCACCAACATCACGGCTCTGAAGGACCAGCTGCTCGCTGCCAAACACGTGCAGTCCAAGGCCATCGAGGCGCGTCACGCCGCTCTGATCAAACGCTGGAACCAGCTGCTGTCCAACTCTGCCGCTCGCAAGAAGAAGCTGCTGGAAGCTCAGGAGCACTTCAGGAAG GTCGAGGACTTGTTCCTGACCTTCGCGAAGAAAGCCTCGGCGTTCAACAGCTGGTTTGAGAACGCGGAGGAGGACCTGACAGACCCGGTGAGGTGCAACTCTCTGGAGGAGATCCGGGCCCTGCGAGAAGCCCACGAGGCGTTCCGCTCCTCGCTGAGTTCTGCGCAGACCGACTTCAACCAGCTGGCTGAGCTGGACCAGCAGATCAAGAGCTACCAGGTGGTGTCCAACCCCTACACCTGGTTCACCATGGAGGCCCTGGAGGAGACGTGGAGGAACCTGCAGAAGATCATCAAG gagcgggagctggagctgcagaaggagcagaggaggcaggaggagaacGACAAGCTCCGCCAGGAGTTCGCTCAGCACGCCAACGCCTTCCACCAGTGGCTGCAGGAGACCAG GACGTATCTTCTGGACGG GTCCTGCATGGTCGAAGAGTCCGGGACTCTGGAGTCGCAGCTGGAGGCCACAAAG cGTAAGCACCAGGAGATCCGGGCCATGCGCAGCCAGCTGAAGAAGATCGAGGACCTGGGAGCAGCCATGGAGGAGGCGCTGATCCTGGACAACAAGTACACGGAGCACAGCACCGTGGGTCTGGCCCAGCAGTGGGACCAGCTGGACCAGCTGGGGATGAGGATGCAGCACAACCTGGAGCAGCAGATCCAGGCCCG aaACACGACCGGAGTCACAGAGGAGGCGCTGAAGGAGTTCAGCATGATGTTCAA GCACTTCGACAAGGAGAAGTCGGGTCGTCTGAACCACCAGGAGTTCAAGTCCTGCCTGCGGTCTCTGGGCTACGACCTGCCCATGGTGGAGGAGGGGGAACCGGACCCGGAGTTCGAGGCCATCCTGGACACGGTGGATCCCAACAG GGATGGGAACGTGTCGCTGCAGGAGTACATGGCCTTCATGATCAGCCGGGAGACGGAGAACGTGAAGTCCAGCGAGGAGATCGAGAGCGCCTTCCGGGCCCTGAGCACCGAGAACAAACCCTACGTCACGAAGGAGGAGCTGTACCAG AACCTGACCAAGGAGCAGGCGGACTACTGCCTGTCCCACATGAAGCCGTACCTGGACAGTAAGGGCCGCGAGGTTCCGTCGGCCTTCGACTTCGTGGAGTTCACCCGCTCGCTGTTCGTCAACTGA